The stretch of DNA TTTGCATTGTGCGGTTTACGGTGAACACGGCATCTGCTATTTTCAGCAACTGCTTTAAAGATACTTGATAAATTAGGTAGGCAGGAAAGCGCAAAAACAGGGGAAACCTTTCACTGAAGGCAATTGCAAAGAATTCGTGAACATCGAAAATAACCTTTAGCTGCAGCTTATGCTTCAGAACCCAGGCAATCAGCAAAGTTAAGGGCTCCACGCAAATTAGGATATCCGGTTTTAAATCCCTAACCTTTTTACCCAATTGCCAAATGGCAGCCCAACGGGAGGAAGCGTCAACAACCATTTGATAAGGATTGAGCTTGTTATTTATTACTCCGTTGGTAGTAATCAAATAAACTTCGTTTTCTTTGGCTAAACTCATTGCCAGCTTGTAATATAAACGCACATCATTCGTAGGATGCGTGTTGGTAACAATACATATCTTCATTTTCAGGACTGCCTTTTAAGGTTAATCTTTTACATTATATTAAAGCATAAGCATTTATGTCAAGAGGAAAAGTGGTTATTGCATCGATAACTTATTTAAGCATACCAAAACAATAGTGCCTATCACTCCTCATAATTTGGCTCTGAAAGGATGGATAAATAAAATAAGCTAACTCTCAATTATGGAACAATGCTATTTCCCATTTGCCCAATTGCTAATACGAGGTCTGGGAGATTGGCTCGTAAGAATTAATTATATCCATTTCCACGCCTGCCAGCCATAACTTAATGAGGCAAATAGAATTGGGATCTGGAGGCACATTACATTTCCCGCGTGCTTCTTTCAGTTCTAAACCTTTTTTTTCGGATTCATAATACAAAACAGTGAGCCGTTGAGGATAGAGCATTTTAGCCACAAAGTATGTTTTAGCGCGAATATCTCTCAGATAAGAATAAATGCAATGATGCATTTCCGTGCCTTCTCGATATAATTCAATTGAATTATGAATATGTTCTATCCAAAGCGTATGGCATTTGATATCTTTGGCAATGCTTTCCGGAAATGGCTCATAATCTACCTGGTCGATTTTCGTTATTTGTTTTGCCAGCTCATCGTGGTAATTTTGAACTTCGACCATTGTCCTCAGGTTCATTTTTTTAACTGGCAAACCGTTGTCCTTGATAATTTCACGCATGCGGTAAATATCACTAATTTGAAAACTGATAATCTCTATTTCTTTCTGATTCATAGTGGCAATTTTAGCGATCAAGTTATAGTTCAGTATTTCATCTGCTCCCATACATACGAGGGATAAACTAAAGGCATTGTGCACAGGGAAAAAAGATAATTGACGCAGTAAGTTAGGATTATTCTGCAAACTGGTTCTTAAGATGAAGAAAATATTAGTGGAACAAGATTCCGGTTTTATGTTAGCAAAGGTCTTAACCATCGATTCGCAAGCTGGAAAGCCAAAATAACCCAAAATCTCTTTGCGTTTGTGGGTAATTAGTTTGGCAGAAGATTGCCAGTATTTTTTGCTTTTTAAGGGATGAAAAACAGCGTGCGCACTAAGCAAATAACCAATCGCCGGATTTGTCTGCATCAGTTCAAAAGCATAATTTCCTTCCCTTAAAAGCAGACATAAAATGAACCAATGGCGAGAAGCAAAACGGTTCACCAGCTCAATTTTTTCCGCTCCTATATATGCCTCCATACTTTTGTAGATAGATTCTTTGTGCCGAGCATCCAAGCGAATGGCATAATTACTACTTTTCAGGTTATCGGCTTTGGGCATCCTAAATATAAAAGGATAAGATTGGGTAGGGAGAAAACTTTCCCAGTAATTGTTTTTCAGCTGTTTCTGATAGGCAGCGGGATAAGGACTTCCAAAACGAATGACCTTTATCTTGCGTTTGGTAAAATGATAGAGTTTACCCTCTTCCGCACTGAAGATAAGCGTGCTTTTTTCTATCTCCCGATAATGTCTGGAATCGGTTTTAAATTCCTTTGTTTCCATAGTTTGCCTCCTGCCAGTTTTTTTTGCTCGCTGCAGAATTAATCCACTTTTAGGTGTTTCGCATAAAAACATTCCACTTCAGATGAATATTAATGTCAAGTAAAATCGGGCTAAACTGAAAGGGATATTTTCCTTGACGAATCCACGGTTCATAAAATTCTGGAAAAAAACTCAAGGAGACCTAAAATGGCTGTTAAAATTGATAAAGAGACCTGTATCGGTTGCAGTGCATGTGTTGATGGATGCCCTGTTTCCGCTTTAACGATGGTTGATGGAAAAGCAGTATGTGATGCATCTCTTTGCATAGATTGTGGTGCCTGCATAGCTACCTGCCCCGTTCAAGCAATTTCAGAATAATTAAGTTCCACATATCCTTACACTTAAAGAATTAAGCAACCCCGAAAGCAAATTTTATTTGCTTAGGGTGTTGTTTTTTCTTATATTATTGATATGTTGTCTTAAGCCAATTCCCCCCTTGGCAACTAATTCATTTTCGCTAAAACAGAATTTGGCATAGCATTACATCGTTATCTTAAGACATACAAACGAAGAAGAGGTATTACAAATGAAACGCTTTATTTTATTTTTGCTTATAAGTATTTCGGTTGGGCTTTGTTACTCCATTCAAGTGAGTGGAAATCAAAGCGGTATATGGTCTCCGGAGAATAATCCTTATGAAGTGATAGGTGCCATAACTGTTCCTTCCCCAGATTCTTTAATCATTCAAGCAGGGGTGGAAGTGCATATTATGGGTTCCTATCAAATTACCGTTCAGGGAATTTTGAATGCTTATGGAACACAGGCAGATAGCATTCGTTTTTTGAATATGCAAACCAATCCGACCGCTCTTTGGCCTGGCTTGCGTTTTGAAAATTTACAGCTTACCAGTCACTTGAATTATGTCTATATAGAATATGCCACTTACGGAGTGCGCACGATAAATTCACCCATCGCTTTGGCTCACTGTCATCTAAATCTTTGTGAAAAGGGAATGGAGCTTTATGGCATTGGTTCTGCAGTTCCTCTTCCTAATGTAATAGAATATTGCCTAATAGAAAACTGCACGCAAAACGCTATTTTGGTTACCTCTAATAGCAATGCCTATATCAGGTATAACGAAATTTGCTATAATGGAACCGGACCTCAATTTCGGGCAGCGATTCAAATGGGCAATCAATCTGGCGTAAATCAATGCAATCCCAATATCTTAAATAATCATATCCATCACAACTACAAACAGGGAATTTCTGCTTGGGACATTGCCTCTTCGGGTTCCATCAATCCCCAGATTTTAAACAACATCATTGAATATAACTATACCGGCATCTATTTATTACAGGCATCTGGTTATGTAGCGGATAATCAAATCAACTTCAATTTCATTCCGGGAGATATGAATTCCGGAGCGGGAGTAATGGTTTCGGGAGTTACATCCATCCCTTATTTTGAGCGCAACCATATTGAGGGTAATTATACCGGATTTTACATTACCAATAACGGCAAACCAGTTTTAGGCAACTTGGCTTTAAATCATATTTGGGCGCAAGGAGAAAACACCATTATCAACAATATCGATGCTTCTGGCAATAATAATTCCGTTTTTTGCGATACATATCCCAATGCCAGCTTCATCATTATGGCGGAAAACAATAATTGGGGTTTTTCTACTGTAGCCGCAATTGCTGAGACCATCAACGACCACAATGATAATGCTGCTTTACCGACAGTGGATTTTGAACCCTTCATAATTCCTATGGAAAATACAACCATCAATGGCAGTTATAGTTACAGCGGAACAGCTCAAATTGCTGCAGCACGCTTGGAACTAATTACCGTATCCGAAAGTAATATTCAAGTTACATTTCCCCTTTCCGAGCTTAATTTTTCCCTTGAAACAGATATCGCTGAGGATTTTTATATGCAGGTTGTTCTAACCGAAACAGGAACGGGCAAAGAATTTTATGGTTGTGCCGGCGGTTATGGCACTCCCACTGTTTTTTCACCCAATCCAGGTAATTCCATTAATGTAGGCACAATTGAAGTTACCGATAATCCTCTGCCCCGTTATGAATATGTGGCAGAACCATTTCAGGAGAATAATTTAACCCTCTATCCTTTGGCAACGGGAAGAGGACTTTACTGTTATGAAAAGCTGGATATCGTTTATGCTGAAGGTGACTATCTATACCTGAAAAGAAACTTTTGGCAAACTCCCACCGGGGAAGTGGTAACGGAACTACCTGTGGGCACTATTTACAAAAAATATTTGCATATTAACGCCGGGGACAGCTGGCAGCAGACCGAAGTTAGCTATCCGGGCAATGTAACTTTTACTTCTACCGTTTATGTGGATAATTGCGGGGGAGAATTTTCCAATTCTGACAAACTTTTTACGCGTAAGGACGCCCAAGGCAACATTATTGATAAATGGTTGAAATTGAATAGCGGAGAATTACTTTTCCACTATCAAAATCATTATACCATTGCTAAGGAAAGGGTTCAGTATATTCCTGGCAATAATGATCCCTTAACTGCCGGCAATATTACACTCTTTACCGCTGAACCGTTAAATGATAATCCCACTTACTTGGTTTATGATCCTAATATTCAAAATCAGGTTCGCCTTTTCTGGCAGGCACCTTCCACGGGAAATTACAGCTGGACAAATTATCGTATCTACGAAAATGGTCAGCAAATTGCCGAAATTCCCTTCTCTCTTAGCGAATATGTGGTTAGTCCTTTTAATCCGCAAGTTACGACTTCTTATTATATAACCGCCACCGATGGAACCAATGAATCGGAACCCAGCAATTCAGTTACGGTTATTATAATCGGAACCGAAGATCCCATTCAGAAACCGGTGGTGATCAATGTTTTCCCCAATCCGGTAAATTTTGTGACCGGCTCTGCTTTGAAGATAGAAATGAAGAATTTGCAGAGTAGAAATGCCGAGCTGGAAATCTACAATATTAAAGGACAATTGGTCTTTCGCCAAAACAATCTTGACGCTAACACTATCCTCTGGAATGGAATAGATAATAAAGGTGTGCACAGCGCGTCCGGAATCTATTTCTTGAAAGTGAAAGTTATCGGCGAAAAACCTGTAACCCGCAAAATATTGGTCTTGTAAAAAGGATTTTAGGATTGGATTTTCGGACCAAGGATTTAACAGAATAATTAACCACCGAAGCCACCGAAATTCGATAAACAACCGAGGACACTGAAAAAAATTTAAGCACGCAGATGGCGCTGATGACGCAGATTTAATAGATTTTGGGGCATTTTAGAAACAAGGATTTCAGGATTGAAGCTTAGAAACAAGGATTTCAGGATTTCAGGATTAGGAGGATTTAATTATATAGCCAAAAAAAGCCCCCCAAGGGCGACACAATCATAGCGATGGGAGCGTAAGCCCCTCGGTAAAAATAAAATACGCTCATTATTTTTTTTATTTTCTTTTCCCAAAAAAGCCCCCCAAGGGCGACACAAAAATAGCGATGGTGGCGTGAGCCCCTCGGAATAAGGATTTTAGGATTTAAGCTTAGAAACAAGGATTTAAGGATTTTAGGATTTAGAGGATTTTTTTGAAACCAGGATTTAAGGATTCATAAGTTATCTATTTTAGGTTAGTTCCGTCAGGAACGATACATACTAACGACGGGTTTTAACCCGGCGCAAATAATAACAGCTACAATTAGTCCCAGCGGGACGCAAATAATAACAGCTATAATTAGTCCCAGCGGGACGACAGATATTAACGACGGGTTTTAACCCGGCGAAAATATAGGAGGGTTGACGTCCTCGTCAACCACAACAAACAAACTATCAAGCTGTCATAAAATAATGCGGAAACTAAATAACTCAAGCTTGTATGGAATAATGCGGAAACTGCATAACTTGGTTGTCAGGGGAACGACGAGGACGTCGTTCTTCCTTTAAATATTTTCTCTCACAGATTCCACAGATTTATTTTCACGCCGATTGCGCTGATAACGCAGATCTAATTTTATAAACAAGGATTTCAGGATTATGAGGATTATATTTTATAACTGCTTATTATATAAGAATTTGATAAAGCCCCTGAGGGCGACACAAAAATAGCGATGGTGGCGTAAGCCCCTCGAAAAAAGAAGACACAATCATCATCTTTTTTATTTTAGCCCCTGAGGGCGACACAAAAATAGCGACGGTAGTAAAAATAATCTGTCGGTTGTCGACTTTAAGTCAAAATCGGCCTTTTTAATGAGATAATTATTGACATTGTTCAAAGATAGAACCAATGAATGGAGTTATGTGGCAAATCACAAGCAAAACCGATTTTAACTCAAAGTGCGACTCACTGTTCATTAACAGTTCTTCTTTGCTCGCTAATTTCTCTTACAATTCCTTAACGTTCTTCTTTGCTCGCTAATCCTTCTTACTATTCCTTAACAATTGTTCTTTGCTCGCTAATTTCTGTTACAATTCTTTAACAATTCTCTAACATCTCCGTAACGGCATTACAGCAGTGTTAGGGAAGTGTTACTGAGTCATTACATAATCGATTAGCCACGAATCAATTAAGCCAACCAAAAGCAAAAACACGAGAATTATAGTTAACTTGCTTAAATGCAATATAGATAGCAGGCAATAAGTCATTCTCAATAACTATGTTTTTCTGCTGGTTTCTCTTTTTAGCACTCTATATATCTTCCCAAAGTCATCACCCAAGATTCCTATTTCGTATTCTATCCAATAACAGACAAAAGCAAGGGGAGTAAAGTTGGCAGGCAATAAGTCATTCTAAATAACTATGTTTTTCCACTGCTTTCTTTTTTTTGCATTTGTTACCTCTTCAGAAAATCCTTGCCAAAAAT from Candidatus Cloacimonas sp. encodes:
- a CDS encoding PcfJ domain-containing protein, with the translated sequence METKEFKTDSRHYREIEKSTLIFSAEEGKLYHFTKRKIKVIRFGSPYPAAYQKQLKNNYWESFLPTQSYPFIFRMPKADNLKSSNYAIRLDARHKESIYKSMEAYIGAEKIELVNRFASRHWFILCLLLREGNYAFELMQTNPAIGYLLSAHAVFHPLKSKKYWQSSAKLITHKRKEILGYFGFPACESMVKTFANIKPESCSTNIFFILRTSLQNNPNLLRQLSFFPVHNAFSLSLVCMGADEILNYNLIAKIATMNQKEIEIISFQISDIYRMREIIKDNGLPVKKMNLRTMVEVQNYHDELAKQITKIDQVDYEPFPESIAKDIKCHTLWIEHIHNSIELYREGTEMHHCIYSYLRDIRAKTYFVAKMLYPQRLTVLYYESEKKGLELKEARGKCNVPPDPNSICLIKLWLAGVEMDIINSYEPISQTSY
- a CDS encoding T9SS type A sorting domain-containing protein, producing MKRFILFLLISISVGLCYSIQVSGNQSGIWSPENNPYEVIGAITVPSPDSLIIQAGVEVHIMGSYQITVQGILNAYGTQADSIRFLNMQTNPTALWPGLRFENLQLTSHLNYVYIEYATYGVRTINSPIALAHCHLNLCEKGMELYGIGSAVPLPNVIEYCLIENCTQNAILVTSNSNAYIRYNEICYNGTGPQFRAAIQMGNQSGVNQCNPNILNNHIHHNYKQGISAWDIASSGSINPQILNNIIEYNYTGIYLLQASGYVADNQINFNFIPGDMNSGAGVMVSGVTSIPYFERNHIEGNYTGFYITNNGKPVLGNLALNHIWAQGENTIINNIDASGNNNSVFCDTYPNASFIIMAENNNWGFSTVAAIAETINDHNDNAALPTVDFEPFIIPMENTTINGSYSYSGTAQIAAARLELITVSESNIQVTFPLSELNFSLETDIAEDFYMQVVLTETGTGKEFYGCAGGYGTPTVFSPNPGNSINVGTIEVTDNPLPRYEYVAEPFQENNLTLYPLATGRGLYCYEKLDIVYAEGDYLYLKRNFWQTPTGEVVTELPVGTIYKKYLHINAGDSWQQTEVSYPGNVTFTSTVYVDNCGGEFSNSDKLFTRKDAQGNIIDKWLKLNSGELLFHYQNHYTIAKERVQYIPGNNDPLTAGNITLFTAEPLNDNPTYLVYDPNIQNQVRLFWQAPSTGNYSWTNYRIYENGQQIAEIPFSLSEYVVSPFNPQVTTSYYITATDGTNESEPSNSVTVIIIGTEDPIQKPVVINVFPNPVNFVTGSALKIEMKNLQSRNAELEIYNIKGQLVFRQNNLDANTILWNGIDNKGVHSASGIYFLKVKVIGEKPVTRKILVL
- a CDS encoding 4Fe-4S binding protein — protein: MAVKIDKETCIGCSACVDGCPVSALTMVDGKAVCDASLCIDCGACIATCPVQAISE